From Dechloromonas sp. A34:
GCGCTGACATCAGCATGCAGGCCGTCGACCTGCAGCACGCGCCCTTCGCTGTCGATGCCGGCATCTGGATGCATCCCGACGATTACACCGGCACCCAGCGCTTCGCCCAGGTGGCCCGGGAGGCCGCTATCGGCGGCATCGTCTATCGCTCGGTGCGCGACCCCGAGCCGGCCTGGTGCGTCGCTCTGCTGACCCCCACGGTCTTTGCCAAGCCACGGCCGCGCCCGGATATGCAGACCTGGTGGCTGGCCGTCCAACAGGATGCGGTGATCTGGCGCCGTTACAGCCAGGCGATGACTTTCGCGATGACCGCCTGGTAGAGCCCGCAAGACGGGGCGCCACCACGAATAAGGGGGAGACCGAATGGCCTCCCCCTTATAGATTGCAGCACCGCGCGGCGGCGGCCTGAAAACCTACTCCGCGGCTTCGGCCACCCGGCGGGCGCGGACGGCGGCGGCCAGCTGCTCGAGTACCGTCACACTGTCGTCCCAGCCGATGCAGGCATCGGTGACGCTCTGGCCGTAGGTCAGCTCCTTTTCCGGGGCGAGGTCCTGGCGGCCTTCGACGAGGTGGGATTCGACCATGACGCCGACGATGCGCTCTTCGCCGGCGGCCAGTTGGGCGGCGACGCTGTCGCTGACTTCCATCTGCAGCTTGTATTGCTTGCGGCTGTTGCCGTGCGAGAAATCGACCATCAGCCGGGCGGCGAGGCCGGCCTTGGCGATTTCGTTACAGGCGGCGTCAACGCTGGCCGGGTCGAAATTGGGTTCCTTGCCGCCGCGCAGGATGACGTGGCAATCCTCGTTGCCCACGGTCGAGACGATGGCGGTATGACCGGTCTTGGTGACCGACAGGAAATGGTGCGGCGAATTGGCCGAGCGGATGGCATCGACCGCGATGCGCATATTGCCGTCGGTTCCGTTCTTGAAGCCGACCGGGCAGGAGAGGCCGGAGGCCAGTTCGCGATGGACCTGCGACTCGGTGGTGCGGGCGCCGATAGCGCCCCAGGCGATGAGGTCGGCGGTGTATTGCGGGGTGATGGTGTCGAGGAATTCGGTGGCGCAGGGCAGGTCGAGCTCGTTGATTTCGAGCAGAATGCGGCGGGCCAGGCGGATGCCTTCGTTGATGCGGAAGGTGTTGTCGAGGCGCGGATCGTTGATCAGGCCTTTCCAGCCGACCGTCGTGCGCGGTTTCTCGAAATAGACGCGCATCAGCACGACGAGATCGTCGGCATGCTTCTCGGCCTCCTTGGCCAGCTTTTTGGCGTAGTCGATGGCGAGGTCGTAATCATGGATCGAGCAGGGGCCAATCACCACCAGCAGGCGGTCATCGGCACCGTGCAGGATGCGGTGGATAGCCTGGCGGGCGGCGTAGGTTGTCTGCGCGGCGCGGTTGGATACCGGATATTCGCGGAAAACGTGGGCCGGCGGCACCAGTTCCTTGATCTCCTTGATGCGGATGTCGTCGGTATTCGGTTTGCTTTGCGGCGTCATGGCCTGCCCCATTCAAAATTGCAGAAAGGCCAGCATTCTACCGGATGCACCTGGAAGATTTCGATCCCGCCCCCGGACCGAAAATTCCACCCGGGCTCCTCAAGGTGGG
This genomic window contains:
- the aroG gene encoding 3-deoxy-7-phosphoheptulonate synthase AroG → MTPQSKPNTDDIRIKEIKELVPPAHVFREYPVSNRAAQTTYAARQAIHRILHGADDRLLVVIGPCSIHDYDLAIDYAKKLAKEAEKHADDLVVLMRVYFEKPRTTVGWKGLINDPRLDNTFRINEGIRLARRILLEINELDLPCATEFLDTITPQYTADLIAWGAIGARTTESQVHRELASGLSCPVGFKNGTDGNMRIAVDAIRSANSPHHFLSVTKTGHTAIVSTVGNEDCHVILRGGKEPNFDPASVDAACNEIAKAGLAARLMVDFSHGNSRKQYKLQMEVSDSVAAQLAAGEERIVGVMVESHLVEGRQDLAPEKELTYGQSVTDACIGWDDSVTVLEQLAAAVRARRVAEAAE